In the Verrucomicrobiia bacterium genome, one interval contains:
- a CDS encoding ParA family protein, whose protein sequence is MATKVIAVANQKGGVGKTTTAVNLAACVAAQGRRVLLLDLDPQANATSGVGLEKEPGGSAYGPLLGQGSLTEKIKRTPFERLDAIPSEMDLCGADVELIRADQHLHRLALALEPVLHANQYQVVLIDCPPSLAVLTLNAFAAADGLVVPLQCEYYALEGISSLTRIINQLRDTGVNPRLHLFGVVMTMFDARTNLSRQVEGEVRQHFGPIVFDTVIPRTTRLAEAPSFGKPIIHYDKYSAGAAAYEVLAQEFCQRLGI, encoded by the coding sequence GTGGCGACCAAAGTCATTGCCGTGGCCAACCAGAAAGGCGGGGTGGGCAAAACCACCACTGCCGTGAATCTGGCCGCCTGCGTGGCCGCGCAGGGACGGCGTGTGCTCCTGCTGGACCTGGACCCCCAGGCCAACGCCACCAGCGGCGTGGGCCTGGAAAAAGAACCCGGCGGCAGCGCCTATGGCCCCCTCCTGGGGCAAGGCTCCCTGACCGAAAAAATCAAACGTACCCCCTTTGAGCGGCTCGATGCCATCCCCAGCGAGATGGATTTGTGCGGGGCCGATGTCGAGTTGATCCGTGCCGATCAGCACCTCCACCGCCTCGCTCTGGCCCTGGAGCCGGTGCTCCACGCCAATCAATACCAGGTCGTGCTGATTGACTGCCCCCCCTCCCTGGCAGTGTTGACCCTCAACGCCTTCGCCGCCGCGGATGGCCTGGTGGTCCCCCTCCAGTGCGAGTACTACGCCCTGGAGGGCATCTCCAGCCTCACCCGCATCATCAATCAGCTCCGCGATACCGGCGTTAACCCCCGCCTCCATCTCTTTGGCGTGGTGATGACCATGTTTGACGCCCGCACCAACCTTTCCCGCCAGGTCGAGGGCGAGGTCCGCCAGCACTTCGGCCCCATTGTCTTTGACACCGTCATCCCCCGCACCACCCGCCTGGCCGAGGCGCCCAGCTTTGGCAAGCCCATCATTCATTACGATAAATACAGTGCGGGCGCCGCCGCCTATGAAGTCCTGGCCCAGGAGTTCTGCCAGCGCCTGGGCATCTGA
- a CDS encoding thiamine pyrophosphate-dependent dehydrogenase E1 component subunit alpha, which yields MVETQATRDVVGEQEAEGLAQAFRWMLLARALDEKMANLYRGGRIHGGVFLGRGQEALSVAVGMNLRRGDIFAPLIRDLAGRLAFGEPVLDAVRTHLGSVLGPMRGRDGNIHRGRLEMGLYPMISHLGAMISVVNGALMARRMQGRSGTVGATCIGDGGTSTGAFHEAVNQAAVERLPLVLVIADNQYAYSTPTSRQYACARLLDRAAGYGVEGHAVDGTDLGACLATLREAVGRARAGRGPQMVVATLLRLCGHGEHDDASYVNPKLKELPVGRDCLGVAEQQVLERGRVTPAEVQRWRQEAQQQVEAAVAQVQQEPVPDPVTERWEAISTTRLLDQFAST from the coding sequence ATGGTCGAGACACAAGCGACCCGGGATGTGGTTGGGGAGCAGGAGGCGGAGGGCCTGGCTCAGGCTTTCCGCTGGATGTTGCTGGCCCGTGCCCTGGATGAAAAAATGGCCAATCTGTACCGGGGAGGCCGGATTCATGGCGGGGTGTTTCTGGGACGCGGGCAGGAGGCGTTGAGTGTGGCGGTGGGGATGAATCTGCGCCGGGGGGATATTTTTGCGCCGCTGATACGCGATTTGGCGGGGCGGCTGGCCTTTGGCGAGCCGGTGCTGGATGCTGTGCGCACGCACTTGGGGTCGGTGTTAGGCCCGATGCGTGGCCGGGATGGCAACATTCACCGGGGGCGTTTGGAGATGGGGTTGTATCCCATGATCAGCCATTTGGGGGCGATGATTTCAGTGGTCAACGGGGCGTTGATGGCGCGGCGGATGCAGGGGCGGTCGGGCACGGTGGGGGCGACCTGCATTGGGGATGGAGGGACGTCCACCGGCGCTTTTCATGAAGCGGTGAATCAGGCGGCGGTGGAGCGGCTGCCGCTGGTGTTGGTGATTGCCGACAATCAATACGCCTACAGCACGCCCACCAGCCGGCAATATGCCTGTGCGCGGCTGCTGGATCGGGCTGCGGGTTACGGGGTGGAAGGCCATGCGGTGGACGGCACCGATCTTGGCGCCTGCCTGGCCACGCTGCGCGAGGCCGTGGGGCGCGCCCGGGCGGGGCGGGGTCCGCAGATGGTGGTGGCCACGCTGCTGCGGTTGTGCGGGCACGGGGAGCATGATGATGCCTCGTATGTTAATCCCAAATTAAAGGAGCTGCCGGTGGGGCGGGACTGCCTGGGGGTGGCGGAGCAGCAGGTGCTGGAGAGGGGGCGGGTCACTCCCGCCGAAGTGCAGCGGTGGCGGCAGGAGGCGCAGCAGCAGGTGGAGGCGGCGGTGGCGCAAGTGCAGCAGGAGCCGGTGCCTGATCCGGTGACGGAGCGTTGGGAGGCCATCAGCACCACGCGGTTGTTGGATCAGTTTGCTTCCACCTAA
- a CDS encoding alpha-ketoacid dehydrogenase subunit beta, with protein MSITYLEAIRAAQARALAEDPRVFIYGQDVGAFGGAFKATKNLQQEFPGRVLDAPISEDAILGSAVGAAIEGMRPIVEIQFADFSTVAFNQIVNQAATLFWRTGRPCPIVVRLPSGGTMGSGPFHSQSMEALYAHYPGLIVMTPATVEDAYSMLLEAVALDDPVIFCEHKFLYYHLKAEALPETALPVGRARIARPGRDLSLVTYSAMVHEALAAAEELAAEGAELEIVDLRSVKPLDTDTVMASVARTGRLLAVGEAWPWGGVTAEVVARVAAEGFNLLDAPPQRLNAKDTPIPFHPNLWAAHRPTARSIADAARKLLRL; from the coding sequence ATGAGCATCACCTACCTTGAAGCCATCCGCGCCGCGCAGGCCAGGGCCCTGGCGGAAGATCCGCGGGTGTTCATTTACGGGCAGGACGTGGGCGCGTTTGGGGGGGCCTTCAAGGCCACCAAGAATCTGCAGCAAGAATTTCCGGGGCGGGTGCTGGATGCGCCGATCAGCGAAGATGCCATCCTGGGATCGGCGGTGGGGGCGGCCATTGAAGGGATGCGGCCGATTGTGGAGATTCAGTTTGCCGATTTCAGCACGGTGGCGTTCAACCAGATTGTCAATCAGGCGGCGACGTTGTTCTGGCGCACGGGCAGACCGTGCCCCATCGTGGTGCGGCTGCCGTCGGGGGGGACGATGGGGAGCGGGCCTTTCCACAGTCAGAGCATGGAGGCGCTGTATGCGCATTATCCCGGGCTGATTGTGATGACGCCCGCGACGGTGGAGGACGCTTACAGCATGTTGCTGGAGGCGGTGGCGCTGGATGATCCGGTGATTTTCTGCGAGCACAAATTTCTTTATTACCACTTGAAGGCGGAGGCCCTGCCGGAGACGGCCCTGCCGGTGGGCCGGGCCCGGATTGCGCGGCCGGGCCGTGATCTGTCGCTGGTGACCTACAGCGCCATGGTGCACGAGGCGCTGGCCGCCGCGGAGGAGCTGGCGGCGGAGGGGGCGGAGCTGGAGATTGTGGATCTGCGTTCGGTCAAGCCGCTGGATACGGATACGGTCATGGCTTCGGTGGCGCGCACGGGGCGGTTGCTGGCGGTGGGCGAAGCGTGGCCGTGGGGCGGGGTGACGGCGGAGGTGGTGGCGCGGGTGGCGGCGGAGGGTTTTAATTTGCTGGATGCGCCGCCGCAGCGGTTGAATGCCAAGGACACGCCGATACCGTTTCATCCCAATTTGTGGGCGGCGCACCGGCCCACGGCGCGGTCCATCGCGGATGCCGCCCGGAAACTTTTGCGGTTATGA
- a CDS encoding 2-oxo acid dehydrogenase subunit E2 codes for MPYVPILMPQLGESIAEATVVRLLAAPGDKVENHQEVLEVETNKATMTVVSPCAGRLAEWLVQVNESYPVGSVLGHIEVEQPAAPPPAAAPQTPVAAAAAPPAGTPTATALPLTPPPQKVEPRVRGLPVPADRLGATYMSPRLKARIQELGLQAADLAGIAGSGAGGRVTIEDFERYIAHLEQQKLTPASPMRVAVADAMRRSWTRPLATVGLPVVLDPLLQHRKQFEPKPGPTLYALRALALALAENSAPAGRLVGARIVHPPAVDIGFAVEAEEGVLVPVIRAADKKTLAELVPLYDRLLQQARARNLPADATGGSICTVTNYGTFGLIWATPIPLPEQTLVLGLGAGRKVPRWDEARGQFVPVMEAYLTLSFDHRVLDGGAAGRLLTRIAALMNQPEIL; via the coding sequence ATGCCATACGTACCGATTTTAATGCCCCAGTTGGGCGAGTCCATTGCCGAGGCCACCGTGGTGCGCCTGTTGGCGGCGCCGGGGGACAAGGTGGAGAATCACCAGGAGGTGTTGGAGGTGGAAACCAACAAGGCCACCATGACGGTGGTCAGCCCCTGCGCCGGCCGGCTGGCCGAATGGCTGGTGCAGGTCAATGAGAGTTATCCGGTGGGCAGCGTGCTGGGCCACATTGAAGTGGAGCAACCGGCGGCTCCGCCGCCTGCGGCCGCGCCGCAAACCCCGGTGGCCGCCGCTGCGGCGCCTCCGGCGGGGACGCCCACGGCCACGGCCCTGCCGCTCACGCCGCCGCCCCAGAAGGTGGAGCCGCGGGTGAGGGGCCTGCCGGTGCCCGCGGACCGGCTGGGGGCCACTTACATGTCGCCGCGGCTGAAGGCGCGGATTCAGGAGCTGGGTTTGCAGGCGGCTGACCTGGCCGGCATTGCCGGCAGCGGAGCGGGGGGGCGGGTCACCATTGAGGACTTTGAGCGGTACATTGCCCATCTGGAACAGCAGAAACTCACGCCAGCTTCGCCCATGCGGGTGGCGGTGGCCGATGCCATGCGGCGGAGCTGGACGCGGCCGCTGGCGACGGTGGGGCTGCCGGTGGTTTTGGATCCCTTGTTGCAGCATCGCAAACAATTTGAGCCCAAACCCGGCCCCACCTTGTACGCCCTGCGGGCGCTGGCGCTGGCCCTGGCGGAGAACAGCGCGCCGGCGGGCCGGCTGGTGGGGGCGCGGATAGTGCATCCGCCGGCGGTGGACATTGGCTTTGCCGTCGAGGCGGAGGAAGGGGTGCTGGTGCCGGTAATTCGCGCGGCGGACAAGAAAACCCTGGCGGAGCTGGTGCCGTTGTATGACCGGCTGCTGCAGCAGGCGCGGGCGCGGAATCTGCCGGCCGATGCCACGGGCGGCTCGATCTGCACGGTGACGAATTACGGCACGTTTGGGTTGATCTGGGCCACGCCGATACCGCTGCCGGAGCAAACCCTGGTGCTGGGTCTGGGGGCCGGGCGCAAGGTGCCCCGCTGGGATGAAGCCCGGGGTCAGTTTGTGCCGGTGATGGAGGCTTATTTGACGCTGAGCTTTGATCATCGCGTGCTGGATGGCGGCGCCGCCGGGCGCCTTCTGACGCGCATTGCGGCCCTGATGAACCAGCCGGAAATCCTCTAA
- a CDS encoding deoxyribonuclease IV: MRLGAHMSTSGGVHRALERGLGIGCEVVQLFVKNNMQWFGRPYAPEEIARFAGVLAEGRLASVFGHTGYLINIAAPASANRERSLESLTQEIQLAGSLGLPFLVLHPGAHLGQGEEAGLRQAAAALDEVFAATADSPVRLALENTAGQGTCLGHRLEHLFELYARVKHPQRLGLCLDTAHFFAAGYDVRLPQVWDAVIAECERRLGLEQILAVHLNDSKSELGSRVDRHAGIGQGAMGREAFRHIVNDARFRELPGCLETPKSEDLHEDVENLAVLRSLLARAPASAGGEAKAGAGLGKPRKRKHIRRTLGNRN; the protein is encoded by the coding sequence ATGAGACTGGGCGCGCACATGTCCACCAGCGGGGGGGTTCATCGGGCCTTGGAGCGCGGGCTGGGGATTGGGTGTGAGGTGGTGCAATTGTTTGTTAAAAACAACATGCAGTGGTTTGGCCGCCCCTATGCGCCGGAGGAAATTGCCCGTTTTGCCGGCGTCCTGGCGGAGGGGCGGCTGGCGTCGGTGTTTGGGCACACGGGTTATCTCATCAACATTGCCGCGCCGGCTTCGGCCAACCGCGAGCGCTCCCTGGAGTCGTTGACCCAGGAGATTCAACTGGCCGGCAGTCTGGGGCTGCCGTTTCTGGTGCTGCACCCCGGGGCCCATCTGGGCCAGGGGGAGGAGGCCGGATTGCGGCAGGCGGCGGCGGCTTTGGATGAGGTGTTTGCGGCCACGGCGGATTCGCCCGTGCGCCTTGCGCTGGAAAACACAGCGGGACAAGGCACCTGTCTGGGGCACCGGTTGGAGCATTTGTTTGAATTGTATGCCCGGGTGAAGCATCCGCAGCGTCTGGGATTGTGTCTGGACACGGCCCATTTTTTTGCGGCGGGTTATGATGTGCGGCTGCCGCAGGTGTGGGACGCGGTCATTGCGGAGTGCGAGCGGCGGCTGGGGTTGGAGCAGATTTTGGCGGTGCATCTGAACGATTCCAAGAGCGAGCTCGGCTCGCGGGTGGACCGCCATGCCGGCATCGGCCAGGGGGCCATGGGCCGCGAGGCCTTCCGGCACATCGTCAATGATGCCCGCTTTCGCGAGCTGCCCGGCTGTCTGGAGACGCCGAAGTCGGAAGATTTGCACGAGGATGTGGAGAATCTGGCCGTGTTGCGCAGTTTGCTGGCCAGGGCGCCCGCCTCCGCCGGGGGGGAAGCCAAAGCCGGGGCAGGTCTTGGCAAGCCGCGCAAACGCAAGCATATTAGGAGAACATTGGGAAACAGGAATTGA
- a CDS encoding TIGR00266 family protein codes for MHEIDFKIFGDDMQFVEIELDPMEAAVAESGAMMYMEDGIEMETVFGDGSQQSSGLLGVLVGAGKRLLTGESLFMTVFQNRASGKRRVAFGAPYPGRIIPVHLAELGGELHAQKDAFLCAAKGVSVGIAFQRRFGAGLFGGEGFILQRLQGDGYAFIHAGGALCEKTLAPGEVLRVDTGCVVAFQPSVEFDIQFVGKIKTALFGGEGLFFATLRGPGRVWLQSLPLSRMADRIVSAAQAGGRREEGSVLGGLGNLLDGD; via the coding sequence ATGCACGAGATAGATTTCAAGATTTTCGGCGACGACATGCAGTTCGTCGAGATCGAGTTGGACCCCATGGAGGCGGCGGTGGCCGAATCGGGCGCCATGATGTACATGGAAGACGGGATTGAGATGGAAACCGTGTTTGGCGACGGCTCGCAGCAGAGCAGCGGGTTGCTCGGTGTGCTGGTGGGGGCGGGCAAGCGTCTGCTGACCGGCGAGAGCCTGTTCATGACAGTCTTTCAAAACCGTGCCTCCGGCAAGCGCCGCGTGGCGTTTGGCGCGCCGTATCCGGGCAGGATCATCCCGGTGCATCTGGCCGAGCTGGGGGGCGAGCTGCATGCCCAGAAAGACGCCTTTTTGTGCGCGGCCAAGGGCGTGTCGGTGGGCATCGCGTTTCAGCGCCGGTTTGGCGCCGGTTTGTTTGGCGGGGAGGGCTTCATCCTGCAGCGGCTGCAGGGGGATGGCTATGCCTTCATCCATGCGGGGGGCGCGTTGTGCGAGAAGACCCTGGCGCCGGGCGAGGTGCTGCGGGTGGACACCGGCTGCGTGGTGGCGTTTCAGCCTTCGGTGGAGTTTGACATTCAATTTGTCGGGAAAATCAAGACGGCGTTGTTTGGCGGGGAAGGCTTGTTCTTTGCCACCCTGCGCGGCCCGGGGCGGGTCTGGCTCCAAAGCCTGCCGCTGAGCCGCATGGCTGATCGCATTGTCTCCGCAGCCCAGGCGGGCGGCCGGCGCGAAGAAGGCTCGGTGCTGGGCGGGCTGGGGAATCTGCTGGATGGGGACTAG
- a CDS encoding aminomethyl transferase family protein, whose product MLPLQETHAALGGRFLSVNGVEVVAHYGDAAGEYRALVETAGVLDLSARGRLCLTGQDRQRFLNGQVTNNVKDLLPGQGCHAALLTPKGKVQGDMYIHALAQELLLDFEPGQLEKVTQRLEKYLIADDVQIVNVTPHYGLLSVQGPQAVAAVEALGLGGAIPATTCHSVVVQHAAWGELCVARVPRLLSCGVDLFVPVAALEAVWTALLAAAARVGGRAAGWEAFETARIEQGIPRFPVDMDETNLAPEAGLDTRAISYTKGCYTGQEVIARIRTYGQVAKHLRRVRWEGDAQVLPQKGDKVYEGGKEIGYATSATHSPALKSNLALVYIRREHDRPGQEVELMVGGGRVRAVILETGPAGV is encoded by the coding sequence TTGCTGCCGTTACAAGAGACGCACGCCGCGTTGGGGGGGCGGTTTCTGTCGGTCAACGGGGTGGAGGTGGTGGCGCATTACGGCGATGCAGCGGGCGAGTACCGCGCTTTGGTGGAAACCGCCGGGGTGCTGGATCTCTCGGCCCGGGGGCGGTTGTGCCTTACAGGGCAGGACCGGCAACGTTTTCTCAACGGCCAGGTCACCAACAATGTGAAGGATCTGTTGCCCGGCCAGGGGTGTCATGCGGCGCTGCTCACCCCCAAAGGCAAGGTGCAGGGGGATATGTACATTCATGCCCTGGCGCAGGAATTGTTGCTGGATTTCGAGCCGGGGCAGTTGGAGAAGGTGACGCAGCGCCTGGAGAAATACCTGATTGCGGATGACGTGCAGATCGTCAACGTCACCCCGCATTATGGTTTGCTGAGCGTGCAGGGGCCGCAGGCTGTGGCGGCGGTGGAGGCGCTTGGTTTGGGGGGGGCAATCCCCGCCACTACCTGCCATTCGGTAGTGGTGCAACATGCGGCCTGGGGCGAGCTGTGCGTGGCGCGGGTGCCCCGGTTGCTGAGCTGCGGGGTGGATTTGTTTGTGCCCGTTGCGGCCCTGGAGGCGGTGTGGACGGCGCTGCTGGCCGCCGCCGCGCGGGTGGGGGGGCGCGCGGCGGGTTGGGAGGCGTTCGAGACGGCGCGCATCGAGCAGGGGATACCCCGTTTTCCGGTGGACATGGACGAAACGAATCTGGCGCCGGAGGCAGGTTTGGACACGCGGGCGATCAGTTATACCAAGGGCTGTTACACTGGTCAGGAGGTGATTGCCCGCATTCGGACCTATGGGCAGGTGGCCAAACATTTGCGGCGCGTGCGGTGGGAGGGGGACGCTCAAGTTTTGCCGCAAAAGGGCGATAAGGTATATGAGGGCGGGAAAGAGATTGGCTATGCCACCAGCGCCACGCATTCTCCGGCATTAAAGTCCAACCTCGCCCTCGTGTATATTCGTCGCGAGCATGACCGGCCGGGCCAGGAGGTGGAATTGATGGTTGGGGGCGGGCGGGTGCGGGCGGTCATTCTGGAAACGGGGCCGGCGGGGGTTTGA
- a CDS encoding thioredoxin family protein: MQILVIGPGCARCKTLAQLTEQAVNELGIPAEINKVTDLKQIMALGVMMTPALAINGNLKLSGRVPTLAELKELLQGAAAGT, from the coding sequence TTGCAAATCCTGGTCATTGGCCCCGGGTGCGCCCGTTGCAAGACCCTGGCTCAACTCACCGAACAGGCGGTGAACGAGTTGGGCATTCCGGCCGAAATCAACAAGGTCACTGATTTGAAGCAAATCATGGCCTTGGGGGTGATGATGACGCCGGCGCTCGCGATCAACGGCAACCTCAAGTTGTCCGGCAGAGTGCCGACGCTGGCGGAGTTGAAGGAGTTGTTGCAGGGCGCGGCGGCGGGGACGTGA